In the genome of Sporocytophaga myxococcoides DSM 11118, the window TTTTAAAGGGTCCGATACACTGATAATCCTTTCTCATGGCCTAGAAGGAAACTCTAAAACTCAGTATATCCTCGGAATGGTTTATCTATTAAACTCTCTTGGATATGACACTTTAAGCTGGAATTATAGAGGATGTAGCGGAGAAATCAACAAACTTCACAGGTTTTACCATAGCGGAGAAACAGGAGATCTTGACTTTGTAATTGATCATGCAATCAGAAAGAAAAAATATTCCAAAATAGCTTTGATTGGCTTTAGCATAGGTGGAAACATTACCCTCAAATACCTTGGAGAACAAGGAGCTAATATCAAACCACAGATCACTTGCAGTGTTAACTTTTCTGTACCATGTCACCTGGCTTCAGGCGCGAAAAAGCTTGCGGGCTGGGGTAGTTATGTGTACATGAAAAGATTTTTGAACAGCCTTGAAAAAAAAGTTATTGAAAAATCCAGAATAATGCCAGAGGTAATTAGTGCTGAAGGCTTCGATAAAATAAGAAATTTTCTGGAGTTTGATGAAATGTATACTGCTCCCATACACGGATTTAAGAATGCTTTTGAGTATTGGGAAAAATGCAGTTCTCTCTTTTATTTGAAAGACATCAAAATTCCCACCTTACTGGTAAATGCTTGTAATGATCCTTTTTTAACCCCTCAATGTTTTCCGGTAAGGGAAGCCGAAGAAAATCCTCATCTATTCCTTGAAATGCCTGAACAAGGTGGGCATGTTGGCTTTATAGAAAAAAAAATCAGCGGTATATACTGGTCTGAGAAAAGAGCCGTTGAATTTATCTCTGATTATTTATAACTTGCTGTTGCTTTTAAAGAGCGCCTCAACTTATGTGCGGAAGATACTCCCTAACCTCCTCGATAGAAAAATTAGCAAAACGATTTAACATAAAAGTGACTGATGAATTCAGACCACGGTTCAACGCTGCGCCAACACAATTGTTACCGGTCATTACCAACAGGAATCCGACTGAAACTTCATTCATGAAATGGGGACTTATTCCCAACTGGTCTCTTGATGATTCTACTTCTACTAACTTGATCAATGCCAGATCTGAAACCATTTTAACTAAAGGCCCCTTTAAACAAATCATCAAAAGCCACCGCTGCCTGATTCCTGCAGATGGTTTTTATGAGTGGAAAAAAGCAGGAAAAGCAAAAGTTCCTCATAGAATCACACTCTCCAGTGATGAAATCTTTACCTTTGCAGGCCTTTGGGATTCATGGGAAGATAAGAAAGGGGATATCATTAACTCCTTTACAGTCATCACAACCAATGCTAATTCTCTTATGTCTGAAATACATGAAAGAATGCCTGTAATCTTGCCTAGAGAGTTAGAAAAAGAATGGATAAAAATGGACTTATCTGACAATGAAGTTACTGAGCTATTAAAACCTTATCCTTCAGACAAGATGAGTTTCTACAAAGCACATCGGGCTGTAAATTCAGCAATGTATGATACTCCAGAGTGCATCCAGATGGCTCCAAAGATCTATCCTGGTGAAAGTTTTAACTTATTTGAATAAACAAAAAATTAATAACCTGAAAGTTTTCTCCGCTTATTCATGGAGAAGGCTTTCAATGGTTTCTTCTTATCATTCTTATGGACGAGTTCGGAAAGCTTCAGGAAGACTCCGTTAGTCCAGCCAAATCCATCCTGTAAAGGATACTCTCCTCCTCCACCCTTTATTTCAGGATCTTTTACATTATATTTTTCAAGCATTTTACCTGTCATTTTAAAAACTCCCTCATTGAGCTTTACCCATTTTTCTGCAATTAGAGTTGCTTCTGCCGAGTAGCCATAATTGGACAATCCCTTAATGACCATATACTGCAAAGGAGCCCAGCCATTAGAATAGTCCCATTGCTGAGCCGTTTTATTCAAGGTTGTGAACAAACCTCCGTTGCTTAAAAAGTTATTTAAAAGCTCGTCTTTCACTAGCCTGGCTTTCTTTTTATTACATACTTCAAAAAATAGTGGAAAACCTGCGGCCATTGATTTTACAGAAGTATTGGCTTGCTTATTAAAATCGTAATCAAGGAAAAACTTCTGTTTTTTATTCCAGCAATATTTTATGATAGCCTTTTTTCTTTCAGTCGCAAGGCTGTGATAATGTTTTGCTTTTTTATTATCCCCTGCATTTGTATAAACTTCAGCTATAGTTTGTTCCAAATGAAAAAGAAGGCAATTAAGATCAACTGGAATTATATCTGTTGTATGAATTGTCTCAAGTTTTTGAGATTCATCAAGCCATCTGCTGCTAAAATCCCAGCCGGATTCACAGGCTGCTCTTATATTTCTAAAAAGGTCTTCCTTTTTCCTATCAGAGTTTAATGACAATAAAATATCTTCCCTATAAGATTCAGGTCTTGGCTCTGCTAAATCATCCCAATATCTGTTTAATGCTTGTTTTCCATTCAGCTTTACAACTCTTCTATATGAGCCGTTACGAGAGGTAATCGAGTCTTTCCCATTCATCCAGAACTCATATTCTTTTACTAGATCCGGAAGATAAAAATTAAGAATCGTGTCGCTTTTTTGGCTTGCCAGCAATTCAACCATTAAAGAAAAAAAAGGAGGTTGTGATCTGCTTAAGTAATAGGATCTGTTACCATTTGGCACAAAGCCTGCATGCTTTATTAGAAAAGAAAAGTTAGACACCATGTTTTGTATAAGTAGGGTGTCATTAGAAACCTGCAGGCCCAACATGGTAAAATAACTGTCCCAGTAATAAATTTCCCTGAATCTACCACCCGGCACTACATAAGAGAATGGAAGAGGTATCAGTGAAGAGTTAAGAATTGTATCCGGCGTTCGGGTAAGCAATGGCCAAAGATCTTCAACATGTTGTTTGGTTGACATTGCTGTATCGCTCAGATAATCGGTGGAAGGCGTGCATGGTTTTAAAAAATGAATTGAGACAAATTTACTAAGATCAAAGTCAAGAGATTTTTTTTCGCGATAATAGTTTTTTAGAATAGTATCCGGATCATATATTGGTATACAATCAACAAATGTTTTGGAGTCTTCAAATACCTGTTGCATTTGCACCACCTCAAACAATTCACCATAAATTTTATCCGGACTTTTCTGAGCGGAGACACTATGAAACAGTAGAATAAAAAAAGACAAAAACCAGCAGTTGCGCATGTTTTTTTTATAGATAAAAGAAGTACAATTTCAAGTAACTCCAGGCCAAAGACCTACTGAAGTATATTTTCAAAAGCTAAAAGTCAGGATCATAATTTTCAGAACATGATATGTAGATTTGAAAATACGAAAACGAGTATGTCTTAGGCCTTTTTATCAACACCCGTATTGCTTGCAGAACTTGAGCCTGTTTTCTCTTATGCTTTTCTGCAACTCTTCGTTTTCCTTAATTATTAAATCAATATCCCTCTTTTCCCTTACCTCAATCGTTTCACTTTTAGAGGATTTTACCACGGGTTTCTGACTTTTCATACCAATGCATTTTCTTTGTTAACTCACTAAACCAGCAATTAGTTAAAATGATTTTATAAACAGATACCATTGCAAGGCAATAATTGTTATTTTTACAGAAAAAGGAAAAAAATGTCTGACAGACTGAAACAATTTGAAGCTCAACTTTTGGCTGGATATACTTTTAAAGGTGAACAGATTAAGTTAGGCGCAGCCTTGCTTGATGGAGAAGTTGTAAATGGAACAATAGTTTCTTTGCCCTTAAAAACAATGAACCGTCATGGTTTAATTGCTGGGGCCACTGGCACAGGTAAAACCAAAACGCTTCAGACAATTGCAGAAGGCCTGTCAGAACACGGTGTGCCGGTATTGATGATGGATATCAAAGGAGACCTTAGCGGAATTGCAGCTGCCGGAGAGACTAATCCAAAAATAGAAGAAAGACAACAAAAGATAGCCATTCCATTTACACCTAAAAAATTTCCGGTTGAGTTACTAAGTCTTTCAGGTGAAAAGGGAGTAAGACTAAGAGCTACTGTTTCAGAGTTTGGCCCAGTATTATTCAGCAAAATCCTTGATCTTAATGATACTCAAAGCGGAATAGTTTCCCTGATCTTTAAATATTGCGACGATGAACGCCTTCCACTTCTTGATCTAAAAGATTTTAAGTCTGTTCTTCAGCATATAGGCAATGAAGGGAAAGAAAATATTCAGAAAAAATATGGGGCTATCTCCTCTGCTTCAACAGGAACAATACTGAGAAAAATTATCGAGCTTGAGCAGCAAGGTGCCGAGAAGTTCTTCGGAGAAAAATCCTTCGAAGTTGAAGACCTTGTAAGGCTTGATAAAGATGGCAAGGGCTTTGTTTCTATCATTCGTTTAACTGACATACAGGACAAGCCAAAATTGTTCAGCACGTTCATGCTTAGCCTGCTTGCAGAGATATATGCCACCTTTCCTGAGGCCGGAGACCTTGAAAAACCTAAGCTTGTCCTTTTTATTGACGAAGCTCATTTAATATTTGATGAAGCAAGTAAAGCACTGCTTGATCAGATTGAAGCAATCATTAAGCTTATAAGATCCAAAGGTGTAGGTATATTTTTCTGTACTCAGAATCCCTCAGACATACCACAGGCTATTCTCGGACAGCTAGGAATGAAGGTACAACACGCATTGAGAGCCTTCACTGCTAATGATAGAAAAATGATTCGTCTTACTGCTGAAAACTATCCGCTTACTGATTTTTATAAGACAGAAGAATTGCTTACTTCATTAGGAATCGGAGAAGCAATGATAACAGTGCTGAGCGAAAAAGGAACACCAACACCACTGGCTGCAGTATTGCTAAGGTCACCACAATCACGCATGAATATTCTTTCACCTGCCGAAACGGATGAGCTTATAAAAAACTCCCAGCTGGTAGAAAAATATAATTCTGTTATTGACAGAAAAAGTGCTTACGAAATGCTCACGGAAAAAATCCATTCAAAGGATAATGAATCAGATCAGGAAGAAGAACCGGCTGAGGTTACTAAAGAAAAGAGCAGAAGAAAAGAAAAAAGCACGCTTGAAGAGGTTATGGATAGTAAAATAACCCGTGACATTGGGAGAACGATATTCAGAGAGCTTACAAGAGGATTATTAGGAGTACTTGGGGTTAAATCCTCATCAAGGAGAAGAAGATAATTAAGACTTACCAATTCAGTTATGAGGCCTAAAAAAGTAGTTGTTATCGGAGGTGGAGCCGCAGGCTTTTTCGGGGCTATATCCTGTGCAAGGTTTAATCCCGAAGCTGAAATTACATTGCTTGAGAAGAGCACTAAATTTTTATCCAAAGTAAAAGTATCCGGAGGAGGCAGATGTAATGTTACCAACGGATGCTTCGACATAAATCTCCTTCTTAAAGGTTATCCAAGAGGAGGTAAAGCACTTAAGTACACCTTTCAACAGTTTTCCGTAAAAGATACTATTGGATGGTTTGAATCGAGAGGTGCAGAATTAAAACAGGAAGAAGACGGAAGAATATTTCCCCAATCAGATAATTCACAAACCATTATAGATTGCCTCATCCGAGAAGCCCGTGTTATGGGGGTGAAATTAATGGAAGGCTTTGGTACAAAGAGTATCAGAAAAAATGAAAACGGAGGATTCTCCGTACAGCTTTTCGGAGGTGAGTCACTATACTGCGATGAAATACTCATTGCAACAGGAGGTAATCCAAATCAAGAATCTTATCAGTGGTTAAAAGACCTGGGGCATGAAATAAAAGAGCCTGTCCCATCTTTATTCACTTTCAATGTTCCTGATTCACCTTTCAGAGATTTACAAGGTATAAGTGTCCCTCTGGCCAAAGTAAGGGTTACAGGTTCTAAACTGGAGGAAACAGGGCCTGTTCTCATCACCCATTGGGGCCTTAGCGGTCCGGCTGTATTAAGACTTTCAGCATGGGGAGCCCGAGAGCTTGCTCAGGAGTCATACCGTTTTATAGCGCATGTAAACTGGATTTCCGGCAATGAAGAAAAC includes:
- a CDS encoding SOS response-associated peptidase — translated: MCGRYSLTSSIEKLAKRFNIKVTDEFRPRFNAAPTQLLPVITNRNPTETSFMKWGLIPNWSLDDSTSTNLINARSETILTKGPFKQIIKSHRCLIPADGFYEWKKAGKAKVPHRITLSSDEIFTFAGLWDSWEDKKGDIINSFTVITTNANSLMSEIHERMPVILPRELEKEWIKMDLSDNEVTELLKPYPSDKMSFYKAHRAVNSAMYDTPECIQMAPKIYPGESFNLFE
- a CDS encoding NAD(P)/FAD-dependent oxidoreductase, translating into MRPKKVVVIGGGAAGFFGAISCARFNPEAEITLLEKSTKFLSKVKVSGGGRCNVTNGCFDINLLLKGYPRGGKALKYTFQQFSVKDTIGWFESRGAELKQEEDGRIFPQSDNSQTIIDCLIREARVMGVKLMEGFGTKSIRKNENGGFSVQLFGGESLYCDEILIATGGNPNQESYQWLKDLGHEIKEPVPSLFTFNVPDSPFRDLQGISVPLAKVRVTGSKLEETGPVLITHWGLSGPAVLRLSAWGARELAQESYRFIAHVNWISGNEENLRSTLSEIKILHPKKTVVGNPFFNLPRRLWERICELSDISTGLKWVDMPKKNMNKLLENLLRSEFGVKGKTTFKEEFVTCGGVSLDSIDIHTMESKSCPGLFFAGEVLDIDGITGGYNFQAAWSTGFVAGKSIAEK
- a CDS encoding YheT family hydrolase yields the protein MPIIHSTYKAPYFLFSEHLETIIPALFRKNEPIKYQRERIDTPDQDFLDLDWSFKGSDTLIILSHGLEGNSKTQYILGMVYLLNSLGYDTLSWNYRGCSGEINKLHRFYHSGETGDLDFVIDHAIRKKKYSKIALIGFSIGGNITLKYLGEQGANIKPQITCSVNFSVPCHLASGAKKLAGWGSYVYMKRFLNSLEKKVIEKSRIMPEVISAEGFDKIRNFLEFDEMYTAPIHGFKNAFEYWEKCSSLFYLKDIKIPTLLVNACNDPFLTPQCFPVREAEENPHLFLEMPEQGGHVGFIEKKISGIYWSEKRAVEFISDYL
- the treF gene encoding alpha,alpha-trehalase TreF, which codes for MRNCWFLSFFILLFHSVSAQKSPDKIYGELFEVVQMQQVFEDSKTFVDCIPIYDPDTILKNYYREKKSLDFDLSKFVSIHFLKPCTPSTDYLSDTAMSTKQHVEDLWPLLTRTPDTILNSSLIPLPFSYVVPGGRFREIYYWDSYFTMLGLQVSNDTLLIQNMVSNFSFLIKHAGFVPNGNRSYYLSRSQPPFFSLMVELLASQKSDTILNFYLPDLVKEYEFWMNGKDSITSRNGSYRRVVKLNGKQALNRYWDDLAEPRPESYREDILLSLNSDRKKEDLFRNIRAACESGWDFSSRWLDESQKLETIHTTDIIPVDLNCLLFHLEQTIAEVYTNAGDNKKAKHYHSLATERKKAIIKYCWNKKQKFFLDYDFNKQANTSVKSMAAGFPLFFEVCNKKKARLVKDELLNNFLSNGGLFTTLNKTAQQWDYSNGWAPLQYMVIKGLSNYGYSAEATLIAEKWVKLNEGVFKMTGKMLEKYNVKDPEIKGGGGEYPLQDGFGWTNGVFLKLSELVHKNDKKKPLKAFSMNKRRKLSGY
- a CDS encoding helicase HerA-like domain-containing protein — translated: MSDRLKQFEAQLLAGYTFKGEQIKLGAALLDGEVVNGTIVSLPLKTMNRHGLIAGATGTGKTKTLQTIAEGLSEHGVPVLMMDIKGDLSGIAAAGETNPKIEERQQKIAIPFTPKKFPVELLSLSGEKGVRLRATVSEFGPVLFSKILDLNDTQSGIVSLIFKYCDDERLPLLDLKDFKSVLQHIGNEGKENIQKKYGAISSASTGTILRKIIELEQQGAEKFFGEKSFEVEDLVRLDKDGKGFVSIIRLTDIQDKPKLFSTFMLSLLAEIYATFPEAGDLEKPKLVLFIDEAHLIFDEASKALLDQIEAIIKLIRSKGVGIFFCTQNPSDIPQAILGQLGMKVQHALRAFTANDRKMIRLTAENYPLTDFYKTEELLTSLGIGEAMITVLSEKGTPTPLAAVLLRSPQSRMNILSPAETDELIKNSQLVEKYNSVIDRKSAYEMLTEKIHSKDNESDQEEEPAEVTKEKSRRKEKSTLEEVMDSKITRDIGRTIFRELTRGLLGVLGVKSSSRRRR